In one window of Micromonospora cathayae DNA:
- a CDS encoding MMPL family transporter, translating to MATLLYRLGRGSMRRRRLVVALWLVLLVGLGLSAAFFRGPTSSDFTMRGTESQEALDLLAKEFPAASGATGTIAVKAPADGQLGTPQGQAVVRELVQEAGSVPGVVGAVDPFQVGAVSPNGRYALVQVQFSGGADEVTDEQREAYAEVGARAESQGWQVAPGGEVLNAEPEVGSTEAIGVLVALVVLVVTFGSLVAAGMTMLNALIGVGAGMAGLFALSGVIDLTSTAPILALMLGLAVGIDYSLFITSRYRQNLLTGLSPDEAVGRAVGTAGSAVVFAGATVVIALAGLAVVNIPFLTVMGLAAAGTVTVAVLVAITLQPALLGFAGRRVLPRKLRDAVPAADAAPAPADTRVADTTPATGDAPAGTGPASSTVGAAGTAGSAAAGTAGSAGGTAGSAAAAEAAEDRSGFGFRWARWVTRFRIPVILAGLLGLGLLAIPTTDMRLALPDPSTAPVGTPARTSSDLIKEGFGPGFTGRLAVVVSGDSAQQTQAALPQVVQRVQGTDGVLAVAPPQVSPDGRTALLGVIPEAGPTDEATETAVHDIRRAVDGIDGVEVRLTGVTAIGIDVSEKLADALPVYLLLVVGLSVLLLMLVFRSILVPVKAALGFLLTVAATFGITVAVFQQGNLADLVGLDTPGPLISFLPILLIGILFGLAMDYEVFLVSRMREDFVHGDTAAQATINGMGHGARVVTAAALIMISVFGGFVFLDDPVIKSMGFALAIGVAIDAFVVRMTIVPAVMSLLGDRAWWLPRWLQRALPNVDIEGEGLRAHLRTDT from the coding sequence ATGGCGACCCTGTTGTACCGGCTCGGCCGGGGTTCGATGCGCCGACGGCGACTCGTCGTCGCGCTCTGGCTCGTCCTGCTCGTCGGGCTCGGCCTGAGCGCCGCGTTCTTCCGCGGCCCGACCTCGAGCGACTTCACCATGCGCGGCACCGAGTCGCAGGAGGCGCTCGACCTGCTGGCGAAGGAGTTCCCGGCGGCCAGCGGGGCCACCGGCACCATCGCGGTCAAGGCACCCGCCGACGGCCAGTTGGGCACCCCGCAGGGGCAGGCCGTCGTCCGGGAACTCGTGCAGGAGGCCGGCAGCGTGCCCGGCGTGGTCGGTGCCGTCGACCCGTTCCAGGTCGGCGCGGTCTCCCCGAACGGCCGGTACGCGCTGGTCCAGGTGCAGTTCTCCGGCGGCGCGGACGAGGTCACCGACGAGCAGCGTGAGGCGTACGCGGAGGTCGGCGCGCGGGCCGAGAGCCAGGGCTGGCAGGTCGCCCCCGGCGGTGAGGTGCTCAACGCCGAACCGGAGGTCGGCTCCACCGAGGCGATCGGTGTCCTGGTCGCCCTGGTCGTGCTGGTGGTCACCTTCGGCTCGCTGGTCGCGGCGGGGATGACCATGCTCAACGCGCTGATCGGCGTGGGCGCGGGCATGGCCGGGCTGTTCGCGCTCAGCGGCGTGATCGACCTGACCAGCACCGCTCCTATCCTGGCGCTGATGCTCGGCCTGGCGGTCGGCATCGACTACTCGCTCTTCATCACCTCCCGGTACCGGCAGAACCTGCTGACCGGGCTCTCTCCGGACGAGGCGGTCGGCCGGGCCGTCGGGACCGCCGGCTCGGCCGTGGTGTTCGCCGGTGCCACCGTGGTCATCGCCCTGGCCGGGCTCGCGGTGGTCAACATCCCGTTCCTGACCGTGATGGGCCTGGCCGCCGCCGGTACGGTCACCGTGGCGGTGCTGGTCGCGATCACGCTCCAGCCGGCGCTGCTCGGCTTCGCCGGCCGTCGGGTGCTCCCCCGCAAGCTGCGGGACGCCGTGCCGGCCGCCGACGCCGCCCCGGCCCCGGCGGACACGCGGGTCGCGGACACCACCCCGGCCACCGGCGACGCACCGGCCGGCACCGGCCCCGCCTCCTCGACCGTCGGAGCGGCCGGGACCGCCGGGTCGGCAGCCGCAGGCACCGCCGGGTCAGCCGGCGGGACCGCCGGGTCGGCAGCCGCCGCCGAGGCGGCCGAGGACCGCTCCGGGTTCGGTTTCCGCTGGGCCCGCTGGGTCACCCGGTTCCGTATCCCGGTCATCCTGGCCGGCCTGCTCGGGCTGGGCCTGCTCGCTATCCCGACCACCGACATGCGACTGGCCCTGCCCGACCCGAGCACCGCGCCGGTCGGCACCCCGGCCCGCACCTCCAGCGACCTGATCAAGGAGGGCTTCGGGCCCGGCTTCACCGGTCGGCTCGCGGTGGTGGTCTCCGGGGACTCCGCGCAGCAGACCCAGGCCGCGCTCCCGCAGGTCGTGCAGCGGGTGCAGGGCACCGACGGCGTCCTCGCCGTGGCCCCGCCGCAGGTCAGCCCGGACGGCCGGACCGCGCTGCTCGGCGTGATCCCGGAGGCCGGCCCGACCGACGAGGCCACCGAGACCGCCGTGCACGACATCCGGCGGGCGGTCGACGGGATCGACGGGGTGGAGGTACGGCTCACCGGGGTCACCGCGATCGGCATCGACGTGTCGGAGAAGCTCGCCGACGCGCTGCCGGTCTACCTGCTGCTCGTCGTCGGTCTCTCGGTGCTGCTGCTGATGCTGGTGTTCCGGTCGATCCTGGTGCCGGTCAAGGCGGCGCTGGGCTTCCTGCTGACCGTCGCGGCGACCTTCGGCATCACCGTCGCGGTCTTCCAGCAGGGCAACCTCGCCGACCTGGTCGGGCTGGACACCCCCGGCCCGCTGATCAGTTTCCTGCCGATCCTGCTCATCGGCATCCTGTTCGGCCTGGCCATGGACTACGAGGTCTTCCTGGTCTCCCGGATGCGGGAGGACTTCGTGCACGGCGACACCGCCGCCCAGGCCACCATCAACGGGATGGGGCACGGCGCGCGGGTGGTCACCGCCGCCGCCCTGATCATGATCTCGGTCTTCGGCGGGTTCGTCTTCCTGGACGACCCGGTGATCAAGTCGATGGGCTTCGCGCTGGCCATCGGCGTCGCCATCGACGCGTTCGTGGTCCGGATGACCATCGTCCCGGCGGTGATGTCGCTGCTCGGCGACCGGGCCTGGTGGCTGCCCCGCTGGTTGCAGCGGGCCCTGCCGAACGTCGACATCGAGGGCGAGGGGCTGCGCGCCCACCTGCGTACCGACACGTGA
- a CDS encoding DUF305 domain-containing protein gives MTAPTTDLAPDASPAADGGRAPGSARRWGTVALTVAVVLGLLLGYAGGLLTPRLTRPGDASAEAGFARDMSTHHAQAVEMGLIAFDRGADAEVRQIGGDIATGQQGELGMMQGWLRSWGLDPTGSQPRMAWMPGGTEMMRNGLMPGMATPEEMTRLRAAQGRELDILFLDLMIDHHMGGVHMIDGVLEQSDDPEVTRVAQTMKNTQQKDLENLRAARERLGG, from the coding sequence ATGACCGCACCGACAACGGACCTCGCGCCTGACGCGAGCCCGGCCGCCGACGGCGGCCGGGCGCCCGGGTCCGCCCGACGCTGGGGCACCGTGGCGCTCACCGTCGCCGTCGTGCTCGGGCTTCTCCTCGGGTACGCGGGGGGCCTGCTCACGCCCCGGCTGACCCGGCCCGGGGACGCCTCGGCGGAGGCGGGTTTCGCCCGGGACATGTCCACCCATCACGCCCAGGCGGTGGAGATGGGGCTCATCGCGTTCGACCGGGGCGCCGACGCCGAGGTACGCCAGATCGGGGGCGACATCGCCACCGGGCAGCAGGGCGAGCTGGGGATGATGCAGGGCTGGCTGCGCTCGTGGGGGCTGGACCCGACCGGCTCCCAGCCCCGGATGGCCTGGATGCCGGGCGGTACCGAGATGATGCGGAACGGGCTGATGCCCGGGATGGCCACCCCGGAGGAGATGACGCGGCTGCGCGCCGCCCAGGGCCGGGAGCTGGACATCCTCTTCCTGGATCTGATGATCGACCACCACATGGGTGGGGTGCACATGATCGACGGGGTGCTGGAGCAGAGCGACGATCCGGAGGTCACCCGGGTCGCCCAGACGATGAAGAACACCCAGCAGAAGGACCTGGAGAACCTGCGCGCCGCCCGGGAGCGGCTGGGCGGTTAG
- a CDS encoding DUF2795 domain-containing protein produces the protein MTTTGTWLREYLDGLDYPVSREDLVRRAQENGASTEVLQLLRALPAEQFGSPAELGDTLASLA, from the coding sequence ATGACGACCACCGGTACCTGGCTGCGGGAGTATCTGGACGGGCTCGACTACCCGGTGTCCCGGGAGGACCTGGTCCGGCGGGCCCAGGAGAACGGGGCGAGCACCGAGGTGCTCCAGCTGCTCCGGGCGCTGCCGGCGGAGCAGTTCGGCTCGCCCGCCGAACTGGGCGACACCCTGGCCTCCCTGGCCTGA
- the ligD gene encoding non-homologous end-joining DNA ligase produces the protein MSGAEDIRDGVPLTNLDQPLSDGTDATKRDLVDYLDAVREQLLPALRGRPLSVVRVRPGQPAFMQKNLPRYTPDWVRRTEVWAEASHRRIAYALCDDRRTLLWFANQRSVEYHPTLTTVDAPDRPTHLVLDLDPPEGENFGLVVAAAELVRQALADAGLAGAVKTSGAKGVHVFVPVAADTDAADCAAATRALAARAARTDPALATTAFIREDRGGRVFVDSTRAGGATVVAAYSPRLRPGVPVSFPVDWADLADVTPADFTIRTVPALLAGGDPWAGRMPAPQRLPADLVAEGHTIPVARVAAMHEGKRRARARRAGSAGAAADG, from the coding sequence GTGAGCGGTGCGGAGGACATCCGGGACGGGGTCCCGCTGACCAACCTCGACCAGCCGCTCTCCGACGGCACTGACGCGACCAAGCGGGACCTGGTCGACTACCTGGACGCCGTCCGGGAGCAACTGCTGCCGGCGCTGCGCGGCCGGCCGCTCTCGGTGGTCCGGGTCCGCCCCGGCCAGCCGGCCTTCATGCAGAAGAACCTGCCCCGGTACACCCCGGACTGGGTACGCCGCACCGAGGTCTGGGCCGAGGCGTCCCACCGACGGATCGCGTACGCCCTCTGCGACGACCGCCGGACGCTGCTCTGGTTCGCCAACCAGCGGTCGGTGGAGTACCACCCCACGCTCACCACGGTCGACGCCCCGGACCGTCCCACCCACCTGGTGCTCGACCTGGACCCGCCCGAGGGGGAGAACTTCGGGCTGGTGGTGGCCGCCGCCGAACTGGTCCGGCAGGCGCTGGCCGACGCCGGGCTGGCCGGTGCGGTCAAGACCAGCGGAGCCAAGGGCGTACACGTCTTCGTGCCGGTCGCGGCGGACACCGACGCGGCGGACTGCGCCGCCGCCACCCGGGCGCTCGCCGCCCGCGCCGCCCGGACGGACCCGGCGCTCGCCACCACCGCCTTCATCCGGGAGGACCGGGGCGGCCGGGTGTTCGTCGACTCCACCCGGGCCGGCGGGGCCACCGTGGTCGCCGCGTACAGCCCGAGGCTGCGCCCCGGGGTGCCGGTGTCGTTCCCGGTGGACTGGGCCGACCTGGCCGACGTCACGCCAGCCGATTTCACCATCCGTACCGTGCCGGCGTTGCTCGCCGGCGGGGACCCGTGGGCGGGGCGGATGCCCGCGCCGCAGCGCCTCCCGGCCGACCTGGTCGCCGAGGGGCACACCATCCCGGTGGCCCGGGTGGCGGCCATGCACGAGGGGAAACGCCGGGCCCGCGCCCGTCGCGCCGGGTCGGCGGGAGCCGCCGCCGACGGGTGA
- the sugE gene encoding quaternary ammonium compound efflux SMR transporter SugE gives MGWFVLVLAGLLEIVWAGALKHTEGFTRLWPSMLAVGTAVLSFLLLAWAMKSLPMGTAYAVWVGIGAVGVVVAGIVTLGESAAPGRLFFLALIVAGIIGLRLVGD, from the coding sequence ATGGGTTGGTTCGTCCTCGTCCTGGCGGGGCTGCTGGAGATCGTCTGGGCGGGCGCGCTCAAACACACCGAGGGCTTCACCAGGCTGTGGCCGTCGATGCTGGCGGTCGGTACGGCGGTGCTCAGCTTCCTCCTGCTCGCCTGGGCGATGAAGTCGCTGCCGATGGGGACCGCCTACGCGGTCTGGGTGGGCATCGGCGCGGTCGGGGTGGTGGTCGCGGGCATCGTCACCCTGGGCGAGAGCGCGGCCCCGGGCCGGCTGTTCTTCCTGGCGTTGATCGTGGCGGGCATCATCGGCCTGCGGTTGGTCGGGGACTGA
- a CDS encoding erythromycin esterase family protein: MLVQRLGAPSDFDPLLERARHARIVMLGEATHGTYDYYRLREQLTRRLIAECGFSFVAVEGDWPDCDRVHRSVTAAPRGSADPLTALERFERWPTWMWANAEVARFCRWLRAWNVDRPDTARAGFHGLDVYSLWESMQAIFDYLGEEDPASLEAAQDAYRCFEPYGKRPEEYGLASRFVSARCEQEVVRLLARTRQQAASDGADRFSAWQNAEVVAGAERYYRTMVAGGDDSWNVRDTHMADTLDRLLDRYGPQSRGVVWAHNTHVGDARATDMAGAGLVNIGQLARERHGERAVLLVGFGSYRGGLVAAPRWGSPAEAMTAPPARPGSLEDRLHELMPERAVLVFGGADQPGWVTGTLDHRAIGVVYDPGLERQANYVPTRLGERYDGFVWCDETTALHPLPALATPGELETYPAGM, encoded by the coding sequence ATGCTGGTCCAGCGGCTCGGCGCGCCGAGCGACTTCGACCCGTTGCTGGAGCGCGCCCGGCACGCCCGGATCGTCATGCTGGGCGAGGCGACGCACGGCACCTACGACTACTACCGGCTGCGGGAACAGCTCACCCGGCGGCTGATCGCCGAGTGCGGGTTCTCGTTCGTGGCGGTGGAGGGGGACTGGCCGGACTGCGACCGGGTGCACCGCTCGGTCACCGCCGCCCCACGGGGCAGCGCCGACCCGCTGACCGCTCTGGAACGCTTCGAGCGCTGGCCCACCTGGATGTGGGCGAACGCGGAGGTGGCCCGGTTCTGCCGGTGGCTGCGCGCCTGGAACGTGGACCGGCCGGACACCGCCCGCGCCGGCTTCCACGGCCTCGACGTGTACAGCCTCTGGGAGTCGATGCAGGCCATCTTCGACTACCTGGGCGAGGAGGACCCGGCGTCGCTGGAGGCCGCGCAGGACGCGTACCGGTGCTTCGAGCCGTACGGCAAGCGGCCCGAGGAGTACGGGCTGGCCAGCCGGTTCGTTTCGGCGCGCTGCGAGCAGGAGGTGGTGCGGCTGCTGGCGCGTACCCGCCAACAGGCCGCCTCCGACGGCGCGGACCGCTTCTCGGCCTGGCAGAACGCGGAGGTGGTGGCCGGCGCGGAACGGTACTACCGGACCATGGTGGCCGGCGGGGACGACTCCTGGAACGTACGGGACACCCACATGGCCGACACCCTGGACCGGCTCCTGGACCGGTACGGCCCGCAGTCGCGGGGGGTGGTCTGGGCGCACAACACCCACGTCGGTGACGCCCGGGCCACCGACATGGCCGGGGCCGGGCTGGTCAACATCGGGCAGTTGGCGCGGGAACGGCACGGCGAGCGGGCGGTGCTGCTGGTCGGGTTCGGCAGCTACCGGGGCGGGCTGGTCGCCGCCCCGCGCTGGGGGTCCCCGGCAGAGGCGATGACCGCGCCGCCGGCCCGGCCGGGCTCGCTGGAGGACCGGCTGCACGAGCTGATGCCCGAACGGGCGGTACTGGTCTTCGGGGGCGCGGACCAGCCGGGCTGGGTCACCGGCACCCTCGACCACCGGGCGATCGGGGTGGTCTACGACCCCGGGCTGGAACGGCAGGCCAACTACGTGCCGACCCGGCTGGGGGAGCGGTACGACGGTTTCGTCTGGTGTGACGAGACCACCGCCCTGCATCCGCTGCCGGCGCTGGCCACGCCGGGCGAACTGGAGACGTACCCGGCCGGCATGTGA
- a CDS encoding winged helix-turn-helix domain-containing protein, with the protein MGVALRDARRSVTSWCRRHTIGGDGTVAAVRRGQRPGESGPLSREQELDLIDALRGVHPDAFGLDEELWTRQSLTTLIQHRYHLPLEAGAVGAYLRAWGLGPREPRERACGLCVGAVEHWVRTEYPTITRAAQEHLAEVYWLGRVRLRGTMPAADVVSAVSSRGRVRFMVTTPSVDPPLPRDFVLRLSGTEERTVHVIVDGSWPRNEWPRRLPRRIVLHPLPSCGRTPATRPNRLGPAA; encoded by the coding sequence GTGGGGGTTGCACTCAGAGACGCACGGCGCTCGGTCACCAGTTGGTGCCGACGCCACACCATCGGCGGTGACGGGACGGTGGCAGCCGTCCGTCGCGGACAACGGCCGGGCGAATCGGGACCGCTCAGCCGCGAACAGGAACTGGACCTGATCGACGCCCTGCGCGGCGTCCACCCCGACGCGTTCGGTCTGGACGAGGAGTTGTGGACCCGGCAGAGCCTCACCACCCTCATCCAGCACCGGTACCACCTGCCGCTGGAGGCGGGCGCGGTCGGGGCGTACCTGCGGGCCTGGGGGCTGGGCCCCCGGGAACCCCGGGAACGGGCCTGCGGGCTCTGCGTCGGCGCGGTGGAACACTGGGTCCGTACCGAGTACCCGACCATCACCCGGGCCGCCCAGGAGCATCTGGCCGAGGTCTACTGGCTGGGCCGGGTACGCCTGCGCGGCACCATGCCGGCGGCGGACGTGGTCTCGGCGGTGTCCTCCCGGGGGCGGGTCCGCTTCATGGTCACCACCCCGTCCGTGGACCCGCCGCTGCCCCGGGACTTCGTGCTCCGGCTCAGCGGCACCGAGGAACGGACCGTACACGTGATCGTGGACGGCTCCTGGCCGAGGAACGAGTGGCCCCGACGGCTGCCCCGGCGCATCGTGCTGCACCCGCTGCCGAGCTGCGGCCGTACCCCGGCCACCCGGCCCAACCGCCTCGGCCCAGCCGCCTGA
- a CDS encoding DUF3105 domain-containing protein produces MSISTPGGDQRRPSVVSTGKKPAAGRPATGAKATAARPTGGPRPAGGGKGKGPKKPITPVKVSQGRAWGPIALMVAVGVLAVAIVGYGGWAAFKGSKPWEERAADISGISNFRESDPDLVKGGNHKAGSIQYSVLPPVAGEHNGAWQNCQGDVYDAPIANEHAVHSLEHGAIWITYRPDLPADQVAKLTEKVQGQEKMMLSPFQGLDKPISLQAWGFQLKVDNADDSRIDEFIKTLRINASIEGPNANCGQGITATGTTPRDGGQMPQQ; encoded by the coding sequence ATGAGCATCAGCACCCCGGGCGGCGACCAGCGCCGTCCGTCCGTGGTCAGCACCGGCAAGAAGCCGGCGGCCGGCAGGCCCGCGACCGGCGCGAAGGCCACCGCCGCCCGGCCGACCGGGGGCCCCCGCCCGGCGGGCGGCGGCAAGGGCAAGGGCCCGAAGAAGCCGATCACCCCGGTGAAGGTCAGCCAGGGCCGGGCCTGGGGCCCGATCGCCCTGATGGTGGCGGTCGGTGTGCTCGCCGTGGCGATCGTCGGCTACGGCGGCTGGGCCGCCTTCAAGGGTTCGAAGCCGTGGGAGGAGCGGGCCGCCGACATCTCCGGCATCAGCAACTTCCGGGAGAGCGACCCCGACCTGGTCAAGGGCGGCAACCACAAGGCCGGCTCGATCCAGTACTCGGTCCTCCCGCCGGTGGCCGGTGAGCACAACGGCGCCTGGCAGAACTGCCAGGGCGACGTCTACGACGCCCCGATCGCCAACGAGCACGCGGTGCACAGCCTGGAGCACGGCGCGATCTGGATCACCTACCGTCCCGACCTGCCGGCCGACCAGGTGGCGAAGCTCACCGAGAAGGTCCAGGGCCAGGAGAAGATGATGCTCAGCCCGTTCCAGGGGCTGGACAAGCCGATCTCGCTCCAGGCCTGGGGCTTCCAGCTCAAGGTCGACAACGCCGACGACAGCCGGATCGACGAGTTCATCAAGACGCTGCGGATCAACGCCTCGATCGAGGGCCCGAACGCCAACTGCGGACAGGGCATCACCGCCACCGGCACCACGCCGCGTGACGGCGGGCAGATGCCGCAGCAGTGA
- a CDS encoding TetR/AcrR family transcriptional regulator, whose protein sequence is MVKRGRPRTFDRTTALRRAMEVFWQRGYQGASLSELTAAMGIASPSLYAAFTSKEALFREAVDLYNATEGSAPQRALDSDGSARSAIEAMLRHNARAYVDPANPSGCLVVLAATAGLPESDEVRRFLAECRERDIADIRRRIARGVAEGDVPAGTDPEPIARFVGAIVQGMSLQARDGATRAQLDGVVDCAMAAWDRLVSGERSAA, encoded by the coding sequence ATGGTGAAGCGAGGCCGGCCCCGCACGTTCGACCGCACCACCGCGTTGCGCCGGGCCATGGAGGTCTTCTGGCAGCGCGGCTACCAGGGTGCGTCGCTGTCCGAGCTGACCGCGGCGATGGGCATCGCCTCACCCAGCCTCTATGCCGCCTTCACCAGCAAGGAGGCGCTCTTCCGGGAGGCCGTCGACCTCTACAACGCCACCGAGGGGTCGGCCCCGCAGCGGGCGCTCGACTCCGACGGCAGCGCCCGCTCCGCGATCGAGGCGATGCTGCGGCACAACGCCCGCGCGTACGTGGACCCCGCCAACCCGTCCGGGTGCCTGGTGGTGCTCGCGGCGACCGCCGGACTACCCGAGTCCGACGAGGTCCGCCGGTTCCTGGCCGAGTGCCGGGAGCGGGACATCGCCGACATCCGGCGGCGGATCGCCCGGGGCGTGGCGGAGGGTGACGTACCGGCCGGCACCGACCCGGAGCCGATCGCCCGGTTCGTCGGCGCGATCGTGCAGGGCATGTCCCTCCAGGCCCGCGACGGCGCCACCCGTGCCCAGCTCGACGGCGTGGTGGACTGTGCGATGGCGGCCTGGGACCGGCTCGTCTCCGGAGAGCGGTCGGCGGCCTAG
- a CDS encoding TetR/AcrR family transcriptional regulator translates to MARVVPETHDEILAAAARRFAATGYKGTSLQDIAREVGVSKATVLYHFASKEALLSELMAPALADLLELDDRLTGLVGAAAQQTAAEGFVDLAVRHRRKIALLRGEFAALLQQPAFAHVQQISERLIAAFAGHSTDHEARVVALVLLAGIAETCGEFGDLTDDDLRAALLGLVRRALPPPG, encoded by the coding sequence ATGGCCCGGGTGGTACCGGAGACACACGACGAGATCCTCGCCGCGGCGGCACGGCGGTTCGCCGCGACCGGATACAAGGGCACCTCGTTGCAGGACATCGCCCGCGAGGTCGGGGTGTCCAAGGCGACCGTGCTGTACCACTTCGCCAGCAAGGAGGCCCTGCTCAGCGAGTTGATGGCCCCGGCGCTCGCCGACCTGCTGGAGCTGGACGACCGGCTCACCGGGCTGGTCGGCGCGGCAGCCCAGCAGACCGCCGCCGAGGGTTTCGTCGACCTGGCGGTACGCCACCGCCGCAAGATCGCGTTGCTGCGCGGTGAGTTCGCCGCGCTGCTCCAGCAGCCGGCCTTCGCCCACGTCCAGCAGATCTCCGAGCGGCTCATCGCGGCGTTCGCCGGCCACTCGACCGACCACGAGGCCCGGGTGGTGGCGCTGGTCCTGCTCGCCGGGATCGCGGAGACCTGCGGGGAGTTCGGTGACCTCACCGACGACGACCTGCGGGCCGCCCTGCTCGGTCTGGTCCGGCGGGCGCTGCCACCACCCGGGTGA
- a CDS encoding NAD(P)H-dependent flavin oxidoreductase codes for MVDLPPLRHPLVAAPMAGGPSTPRLVAAVGQAGGLGFLAAGYRRPEQVGEEIRQVRQLTGASFGVNVLLPGAARATEAEIAAYAATLRPDAQRLDVALGEPVADDDHLDEKIDLLCQERVPVVSFAFGLPTGATVERLHAAGTCVLVTVTTPDEAVAAAETGADGVVAQGIEAGGHRGGFTDRVGVGEYGLLTLLRLVARVSRLPVVAAGGLMDGHSVAAALTAGATAAQLGTAFLRCPEAGTNPVHRAVLGGSRETVVTRAFTGRRARSIVNGFASRQSTVPPPAAYPHVHRLTAPLRRAAVAAGDTETASLWAGQGHALIRELPAGELVRQLAAETHTALAATRHPPGG; via the coding sequence ATGGTCGATCTGCCGCCGCTGCGCCACCCCCTCGTCGCCGCGCCGATGGCCGGCGGTCCGTCCACTCCCCGGTTGGTCGCCGCCGTCGGACAGGCCGGCGGCCTCGGGTTCCTGGCCGCCGGATACCGCCGGCCGGAGCAGGTGGGCGAGGAGATCCGGCAGGTACGTCAGCTCACCGGGGCGTCTTTCGGTGTCAACGTCCTGCTACCCGGTGCGGCCCGGGCGACCGAAGCCGAGATCGCCGCCTACGCGGCCACGCTGCGACCCGACGCGCAGCGCCTCGACGTCGCACTCGGCGAACCCGTCGCCGACGACGACCACCTCGACGAGAAGATCGACCTGTTGTGCCAGGAGCGGGTCCCGGTCGTCTCGTTCGCCTTCGGTCTCCCCACCGGTGCCACCGTGGAACGCCTGCACGCGGCGGGGACCTGCGTACTGGTCACCGTCACGACGCCCGACGAGGCGGTGGCAGCGGCGGAGACCGGCGCGGACGGCGTGGTGGCCCAGGGCATCGAGGCCGGTGGGCACCGGGGCGGTTTCACCGACCGGGTGGGCGTCGGCGAGTACGGGCTGTTGACCCTGCTGCGCCTGGTGGCCCGGGTCAGCCGGCTGCCGGTGGTGGCGGCCGGTGGCCTGATGGACGGTCATTCGGTCGCCGCCGCGTTGACCGCCGGCGCGACCGCAGCCCAACTGGGTACGGCGTTCCTGCGCTGCCCCGAGGCCGGGACCAATCCGGTGCACCGGGCCGTGCTGGGCGGTTCCCGGGAGACCGTCGTCACCCGGGCGTTCACCGGTCGACGGGCCCGGTCGATCGTCAACGGGTTCGCCAGCCGCCAGTCGACCGTGCCGCCGCCGGCCGCGTACCCGCACGTCCACCGGCTGACCGCGCCGTTGCGCCGCGCGGCCGTCGCCGCCGGGGACACCGAGACGGCCAGCCTCTGGGCCGGGCAGGGGCACGCCCTGATCCGCGAACTGCCCGCGGGGGAGCTGGTGCGGCAGTTGGCCGCCGAGACGCACACGGCGCTGGCGGCGACCCGGCACCCGCCCGGCGGCTGA
- a CDS encoding SDR family NAD(P)-dependent oxidoreductase, with the protein MAGLAGRVALVTGGSRGIGAAVALRLARDGADVAITYLDAGEKAKGVVAEIAGAGRRGLAVAADSGDATAIVAAVERTVTELGRLDILVNNAGVFPYGPIDEVTVEELDRTLAVHVRGVYLATQAAVRHMGRGGRVISIGSCFAERVPYPGVSLYAMTKSALVGMTRGLARDLGPRGITATVVHPGSTDTDMNPADGAGANHERTFIALGAYASTADIAATVSHLAGEGGRYVTGTAISVDGGFAA; encoded by the coding sequence GTGGCGGGACTCGCGGGCAGGGTGGCGCTGGTGACCGGCGGCAGCCGGGGGATCGGGGCAGCCGTCGCGCTCCGGCTCGCCCGCGACGGCGCCGACGTCGCGATCACCTACCTCGACGCCGGGGAGAAGGCCAAGGGCGTGGTCGCGGAGATCGCGGGAGCCGGGCGGCGCGGGCTGGCCGTCGCGGCCGACAGCGGCGACGCGACCGCGATCGTCGCCGCGGTCGAGCGGACGGTCACCGAGCTGGGTCGCCTGGACATCCTGGTCAACAACGCCGGTGTCTTCCCGTACGGCCCGATCGACGAGGTCACCGTCGAGGAACTGGACCGCACCCTGGCCGTGCACGTGCGGGGGGTGTACCTCGCCACCCAGGCCGCGGTCCGGCACATGGGCCGGGGCGGCCGGGTGATCAGCATCGGCAGTTGCTTCGCCGAGCGGGTGCCCTACCCGGGGGTCAGCCTCTACGCGATGACCAAGAGCGCGCTGGTCGGGATGACCCGGGGGCTGGCGCGCGACCTGGGTCCGCGGGGCATCACGGCGACCGTGGTGCATCCGGGCTCCACCGACACCGACATGAACCCCGCCGACGGCGCGGGCGCTAACCACGAGCGGACCTTCATCGCGCTGGGCGCGTACGCCTCGACGGCCGACATCGCGGCGACCGTCAGCCACCTGGCCGGGGAGGGCGGCCGGTACGTCACCGGTACCGCCATCTCGGTCGACGGTGGCTTCGCGGCCTGA